Sequence from the Syngnathus acus chromosome 13, fSynAcu1.2, whole genome shotgun sequence genome:
TGTTGGAGGCTGGAAAGCATTCTTCTTCCTCAGGTCAACCCCCCGACCCCGACCGTTACTCTAGCCTCCTTGCCCATCTTGGAACGCATTGATATTCCACCATGCtcaaaatttaaaatacaGAGCACTCTATGTAGGtagatagtaataataattaaaagtaATCATTATTGATTAgatcattaaataaaaaatcttctTTCATGTACCACTAGAGAGAGCTTGCCTACTTTTAACATACCGCTACAATGAACTACATGTAAAAATGATACTTTGCAACCGCACAATTCATTTTCTTGGCACGTGGCATcgtattttctcattttcgtTCCATCTCCGTATCTTCCAGTCATGGACCTGATCTACTGGAAGGACACGGAGCGAACGGGAATAATCCTGACGGCCCTGGTGGTGGGTCTCCTGTGCCTGTTCCAGCTCAGCATCATCACTGTGGTCTCCACGGTGTCTCTCGCCGTCGTCTGCGTCACCATGTCAGTGCGCATCTACTACAATATCCTCCATGCCCTCAAATGGGGCGACGGAGAACACCCTTTCAAGTAAGTGCTTTTCTTTCAGTGTTGTTTCGAGCTGGACAATATACTATATCTGAAAAATTCTGTATACAATGGCACCTTTAATTGTGTATTGCCACAGAAAACAGATAACACACCATTTAAAATGGTCTGTTAGCttaatgcaaacacacaattcAAAACATCATAGAGGGGCTAACAAAACTAGCATCAATGTTACAATGCCCTTTCAGACATGGCTATTTGAACATaaacggtgcagcaacacatgtagacagagaGCATAACAAGACTCACTGGAATATAATCAGTACTCTGCTGTTTTAcggaacatttttgttgtggttTTGACGGTCTAGAGCAGTTTAACCCAAAAAGTTGGCTCAGTCTCCTTTTGACCCATAATTGGGCTCTTTTTGATGTCAGTTTCTAATATCTGTTATcttttcaatgtgtgtgttagGTCATACTTGGAGATGGACATCAGTTTGAGTGGAGAGCAGGCTCAGTTGTACATGCAGAAAGTCATTGTCATGACTCTGCAAGCTGTGGATAGTTTGAAAAGACTCTTCTTCGTCAGCTGCCTCTTTGAATCCCTCAAGGTGAGAAAGGACGACTGTCTCTTGAGTGCTCGGCCTTCCAAAACCTTCCTCCCCgtcatttaattgttttctGTACTGATCATTATCACCTTCTCAAGTAggtcatatttaaaaattggATTGTTCCAGATGATTGCGCTACACATTTATCAGTAAATTAAAGTGAAGAAATCTGACTTTATACTGACCACTTGGGCTATAAACAGCCTACGTTTATACATAGAAAAGGCTGCAGAGCATTAGCAGTACATGTTGACTGAGTGTGAGCTAAGTGAGCCCTAACCTGAGGACCTTCCAATGTCAACCCTGACCTGGCTGGAATGTGACATGACatgcggcagcagcagcagcaggaggaggcgCGGATACGTAGATGGCGCGGGATAAGATGGAGTCCCTCCCCTGTCCCACATTGGGATACACTGACACCATTGATGCCACCGCTAACTCTTTTCGTGGCAGATGATCTCACTGGATCCTCTTTTAGATTTTCATAGGACACTGCGAAAAGACAAGTGGTAACGTTTTACATTCGGAATTGTCCAGTTGACAACATAAAAGTTCTGCTTCAATGACCTCAACACACCGCTATTAAAGTCTAAaccacagaaaaacaaaagtgacaccCCCCTGAGTGAAAGTTTACCCCCAAAAATGAGCTATTGATTGTTTTGGCGTGATGGCTGTATAGTTTCCTATGTTTGTGCGTCACCACGGCAACATTACTTACCCTCTTTTGTAtgtgacatctttttttttctcccttgcTTTATAGTTGCTGGTCCTGCTCTACCTTGTTACATACCTGGGAGATTTGTGCAATGGCCTCACCCTCCTCATCATCGGTACCACATCACTTCTGGAAATATTGAACAAGCTCCCTGTTTGCCTTTAAGTGAAAGCCCTAATTTGCCTCCCTTTGCACAGGTGTGATTGGACTCTTTTCTTTGCCACTTTTCTACCGTCGGCATCAGGTAAACCTTTTTACGTTCTTGCCACTGCTGTCCTGCCCTTTGATTGCTTATTTGACTTTTACGTGTCCGTTATGCGTCTCAGGAGAAAGTAGACGGCTTCATTGGAAAGATCCAAGCAATGGTTGACAATGTTAAGGACTTGTGAGTacagcgccatcttgtggcatagATGGATATATATATCTCTCTCTAGCTACCTTGAGAGatgatgctttttttcccttccaaattccaaatccatttttgtttctctcaCGCAGCTTTCGAAGATTGGCTCACAGCGGGGCTCTCCCGCCCAACCTGCCCCCTGGTGATGATGCCAAAGAAAAAATCCAATAAACaccgatggatggatgacaggATCACGAAGCGCTGCGGGCCCGTTACTCCAATGTCTTACCCAGCAAGCCGTCCCAGCTCCGCACGACCAAGCTGCTGAGTTCCGGAAGGAAGATGTGGTGTTTGCTAAGTTATTGGGTTTTTCGAGGGTTGATTCTTAATCAAGACGTatgaagaaacatttttttttttaatacccaAGTAAGTGTCTGTTGAAAGCTGTCGTCCAAATGAGGCTCCTGAAACTTTATGTTGACTTGTGTTCTCATGATTGTTTCAtgtgtatgcgtgcgtgtgagaaaaagaaatcactcAAGCAATTAAAGtccctttttgtcttttttcagacctttcttttttctttttctcctgccCTTTGTATTTCCTCACATCATCTCATCACTTTGTGCATGATTGATGTTTGACCATCAATTACCGTACTGTATGGGCCAAGCTGGTGGGGCGTCATTGTGATCAAAAAGGATGAGGAAATGTATGCGCAGGTGCCTTTCTAACTGCAGGATCAAATGTATTCAGGAAGAATTTGCGCTtcttcacacaaacaaacaaacaccatCCCTTGGTTACCTGCACCCTCTCCTACAAAGAATGGACTTTTGTACCTGGACGATGCCTTTGTGATGACATGACAATGGCTATCTTGTtaggaaaatcacttttagAAATAATAAAGTTGGTCGGGGTAGTCTCCAACATGTACAGTCTCTTGGCTTCAAATTCTGTCATGTCCATTtacttcattcatttttaacctGTGAAATTCACGATTTATAGTCAAAAAGTGGAGTTAACAtttgatctatttttttttttatttactccaACTGCATTCAGTAAAGATTTCTTGTTTTTAGGGGGATTGACTTCATGCTGTGCTGCTATTTTTTTACCACAAGAGGACGGCAAAAGTCCAGTTTTCAAACGAGTTCGACTCATAACTACAAAAACAAGCGCCTGGACAAttgaataaacattttaaaatttgatagGAATAAATTTGGAACGCATTACAGATTATATGCGAGCGTGCAATACGTTTTAATTGGATCGTTTAAGTATCTCCCCAATAAATGTCATGctaatattcaaataaaataacgtGACAATTAAACTATTAAATgcgctttttatttgtaaatatcTGTCTTGTTCCTGATGAAGAAAACTAtgcttttgcattttaatgtcGGTACTTAATAAGCAAAATATACCAGTGCTCTGCTTGTACTAGTGTCAACGTTCCATATGGAGTCCGCTGTTAAAGTAGGTCAGATTAGCTGTTGAAAATCGACTTAAAATGGACATTTGAGATGTTCAACAAAGCCTGGTCGCGTGTCAACTTTATGCAATTACATTGGCACAAAAGGTTGACATGTGCAAAGTCATAAAGCAAACTTTGAAGTGCACACCCACTAAAAGTTCTTTTAGTGCTTCTCTTGTGGcagtttacaaaaataaataaagatggcATCAGTAAGGTCCAAAACATGCTTCGCACCACGTGAAGGGGGCGGggttatgcaaatgagccgaGTACGTAAAAGCCAGGGTCGCAGACGGCAGGATGAGAAGGAAGGATACGTGACAATGATCAAACTCCCTTGAAAGTCTTTTTACAGCGAAATAACTCgctttcctttttcttctcaacGTGGAACGCCAAGGTTTTGATGTGGGAGCTCGCCGACTGACCTCGCTGAATGTCCCCTCATTCCTCCTCCATGGAATACCCTCCGACCATGGCTCCACCGGTGCCGCCGCACAAAGTCCAAAGTGGCCGGCCGGGGCAGCCTCACGAGCGGCTACTCAAGTGCGTCCTGCTCGGGGACGGAGCGGTGGGAAAGACCAGCCTGGTTGTCAGCTACACCACCAACGGATACCCCACCAAATATGTGCCCACCGCCTTTGACGATTTTTCCGGTAAGCGCAGTGAATGAAATTCATTAGACTTACAATCTATCGATCTATCGATTGATTTATCTATCGATCTATCAATCTGAAATCAAACAACTTTTATCTGCCTATTTGTTTGGTGGGCGCACTGAACGGCCCACGAGCCATACGTTGCATTTAAGCGACCACCGCAGTGACAACATTTTGTAGCCCCAAAGTTTGAGGCATGTGTGCTTTTTATGACATTTACTGAATTAATCAAGTTCTTGGCATTGGTTGCATGAATGTGTTTCTACCTGTCTGACACGGGTGAGATGAAGCACCCACCCAAATTTGTTCCATGCCCCATAGCCATGGTAATAATGTTGTAttttcctttgtgtgtgtttggtttCATGTGTTTAACCTCTCCCTGATCTTGTTGCCAATTCCGAACGCGTCTCTGCAAGCTTCTGTTTGCTGGAACATTAGCAACCCAATGAGAGTTGACCCGTgcatgaaagtgattttcacTAAGTTGACATTGTGCGTTATGTCATCATCAAATTCAGCAAGCGTCAACTCTGCAGCCATGCTTTCGCTTTTTGAATATTGTTTGAATTTGGAAGCTACTATTTCCATAGCaaatgatggaaataaaaagaatgccTTCCAGAGTAAAAATGTCTTCACCGTAAAACCAACTGTACAGGGCCGACACGTttttaagtaccgtattttccggactataaggcgcaccggactataaggcgcaccttcaatgaatggcccattttaaaactttgtccttatataagccgcaccggactataaggcgcaccattaatgcatcatgtcagatttttaatccaaatcaaatcattctccattttatcttttttatttcaacttcagacgcaacaaattactttataatcacaaaataatgatccatagtctttttgattcatgattcatagtcttcagcgggccacttatgattgatttcatcacacaatgcttcgggccagtttaaatttaagaatttggtccatatataaggcgcactggactataaggcgcactgtcagcttttgagaaaattttaggtttttaggtgcgccttatagtccagaaaatacggtaacatTTGTACATTAGTAACTGTCATTAAAGTATAAACACACATTCATCTTTCTACTAAACAAGTTCACAAAAAGAATagaaaattattcaaataacttgactgattaaaaaatagTAAGCTTCACAGGGATTTATGTTAGTATTGCAAAACGGTGTATTTCACAGCACTTGTTTGATGACTGCTCTGATAAGTTGCGATGTTTTCTTCATAAAGTCTCAATTGTTTTACAATCACTGATGGCATCGTGCAGTTTCTCAAAGCGTGGCTCCAGTGGTCAGTGAAATAATCACTGTCATTTCACTTGTATTTAATGTTCATTTATTGACACCCACGTCACTCACCAGTCTCGGCTCCACCTTTTAAAGCCGTACACACTTACATAATCGAGTCATGGATGAGGATGGAGACCCCAGATATCAATACTTGtgcaaattttttttcaatagtgCCAAATGACTTTTAATCTGGTTATTTGGTTACGATAATCAATTCTAAAAGTATTTGACAGCTGCAGCCATCCATTTTGGCCACTGCGCTAATGAGATCTAAAACGCGACGGGGCTTCAACAAatcctcattaaaaaaaacactaaagtGTGGGAAGGGAAACCACAAAGACCCACTGAGTGGCCCGCTGTCAGGTTTTGGGTTGCACAAGCGGGCCCGTTGTTGCCGTCGTCAGCCTTGACCCGTGGGCGCTCCCCTCCACATCTGTCACAGAGGCTCACAGGCGCAGATTGTCTTGACAGAGAATGATTGTGTGCGTTGTGAGCAGGGAAGCGGGTCGGGTGGGAGGGGGGCTAGCATCGCTCggcgatgatgtcatttcGATCTGGTTCCCCGTTGAATGAATGAGAGCGAcccagttattttttttgtgtgaaagtTGACTTGAGAGGAATTACGCAACGTTGCAGGTGGCGGGAGGAAGAGCGCGATAAGGATTTTGTAACAGATTGGCCAATAAGTATCATATGTTCCATGGGAACACAAGACTAAACTGACAAAACTTTTTCTCACTATTTAATTCTTTGGTCGTCGTTCCATATGCTTCTTTGTTAGCCCAATGATGAAGTCGGCGGGTTTCAGCCAAGGCTTTGATCAGGTGGATACGAGCGACCACACGCGCACACCCACGCACCCCTTTGGGCCCATTGTAAACGTTTCCATGTGCCCGTTGCTTTGTATCGAAATGACCCCCGTCGTTGAAACACAGATGACTCATGCTCTTTTCAAAACTGAGGCCCAATGGAAGAGTCACACTGAATAAACACAATCTGCTTCCATCACGCTTGGAATTGTGTCAAAAATACAGCCAATGAGTACAAACTGTCCCActggcgtgtgtgtttgtgtctgaaTCCTAatccaatcttttttttttttttttcccccagctgTGGTTCAGGTGGACGGAAGCCCAGTTCGACTACAATTGTGCGACACTGCCGGACAGGTGAGTTTGACACGCAAGCTGACAAATGACATTTACAGTTTAATGTAGGCACTTTTgtaaagtttaaaaaatatataaaagcaACTCTAGATTCACTTCAAGAAGAACCTGGGTGTGGTGGCCATTTGCCCCGACTGGTTACTTGACATTAGGACATATTTGGGATTCTTGGCACATGATGGTGTCATGCATGATTCATCGGGCATTTCGTAAACAAAAGGAATTCCATGTTAAAAGTCGCATTCGAATGATGGAATGAAATGagaaataaacatcaataaTAACTAAACTGCATGAATAGCTTAATATATTACATatgtgaaaaaaagtcagcacaACAGCAGCCCACCCACGTCACTCACAATACTCATGAAATATTAATGATTGATTATTCAATGAATCAATGGGCAGCATAGTAGAATCTAAAACTCAATAGCAACAGCCCTGATGGCAGCGTACCAACATTTTGCTGGACCCAAGTCATGTTGGCAAAGATTTCTACCTCGTTAGCCTGCCGTATGATTGAGTAACACTTCCACGTCTTCAAACTTAAAAAGTCAGCGTGTCAACTGCGGTTGTGAAACACAGCGTGATTATTTAGTGTGGAGTCATGTTGGAGCCTTGTTTCATAAGCGCACTCTGATGAACCCGCCCGCCTCATTTGATATGCAGAAAGCCTTCCGGCCATTGCCAGCTCACTTATTGAGCCTCTCCTAACACCGAGCTCGGAAACGTGTCGTGAGCTGCagcaacgactcacacacgtaCGAGCGCCGGTCGGCGTGTAAGGGCAAATATTAAAGTCGACACTTATGTCATTCCACGTGCCAGAAATGCTTGCCGATGGACTGAGTGACATCGTGTGAGCTACACGTTAAGGCGCTAGCATGGATACTGGATGGATTTGGGAAAAGCGGGATTAGTCAGACAGCCCTGGAAAAGAGACACAGGAGGAGGATTGATTTGGGTTACTGATAACTTGAATGTGGGTGTGAGGCACTGGGGTTTGCCTTTTTGGACACTTCCCCCCACCAATTGGATGCGCCTGCTGACATCGCCGCAAAGCCCAACTCAAATTGGCAATCGGTGTACtaagtgcagtgtgaaaaagCCATTAAGTTTGCAAATGGGTGGGAAAAATTCTGGTGGCTCTCCTGATGTCCATTAAGACTTAACctataaggatttttttaagctaccgtaattttcggactataagtcgcggttttttttcatagtttgggtgggggggcgacttatactcaggagcgatttatatacatatatatgttttttttttcacttttttgggcattttatggctggtgcgacttatactccggtgcgacttatagtccgaaaattacggtaattccTCTTTGAATATTTGAGTAATATTGAGTCAAATTCCCATAACCGATTAATCGGcttattaattaaaatacatgaataatgaataaaaaccaatcatttatttttcgtTTCTTTATGCTCGCAACGATTTGGATATGAATGACTGGCCGATCGATCAACTGACAGTTGTGTGTCTCCACCAGGACGAATTTGACAAGCTCCGTCACTTCTGCTACAGCCGCACCGACGCCTTGCTTCTGTGCTTCAGTGTGGTCAGCCCGGCGTCTTTCCAGAACGTCTGGGAGAAATGGGTCCCGGAGATCGGTCGGCGCTGCCCGCTCACGCCCGTCCTCCTAGTGGGCACGCAGTGCGACTTACGACAGGACGTCAAGGTGCTCATCGAGCTAGCCCGGCGAAAAGAAAGACCCGTGGCCGAGGAGGACGCCCGCGCGCTGGCCGAAAAGATCGGCGCCCTCACCTACGTGGAGTGCTCGGCGCTCACGCAGAAGAACCTCAAGGAAGTGTTTGACGCCGCCATCGCCGCCGGGTTGCGCAATTGCGAACGGAGGCTGCGGCGGGAGAGGAAGGTTCGCAGCACGGCTGATAAGATGAAGATGCTTTCCAAGTCGTGGTGGAAGAAGTACGTGTGCGTCCAATAGAAGGCGGACTTGATTTGAGGATGAAAGGACAAAGGTGACTGAGAGCAGCGTCCAACCAAATCGCACACTATGCAACTTTCACCGCACATTGACGGCTTCGTCAAATGTGAGCTGGCATCAGCATGTGGACTGAGAACATATCCTGTATATTCAAATTGATATCATCTATATGGGCTGTAAACTGCAATTCAACTTTTCTACCGCCAAACTCAAAACATGATGAAATGAGATGGATTTTGTTAGCCTACTAGCATCATTAGCATCATTGCCGCTGAGTCAACAAAGGAGAAAAGTCCAGTTGCCTTGATTCAACACGTTTTTTTGTAACTTCACAAATCATGATTTGAAGCGAATGATTTGTTCAACCTCCTTTAATTGATTGACtaccttcactttttttttttttactaccaAAATGAACTGCTTGGTAGTGTACTGTATGTACAGGAAATCCAGTTCTGCTGCacctttctttattttcacttATCCTCATTGATTCATGAAAATGTGTATATTTTGGaatcttttttcaaatcaaatgattAAAACACTCAGCTATAGAATTGACCCCAGAGTGCTATTAAGCAAATAAAACGAATACAGTAGACCCCCACTATTCACGGGGGAATTGAAACcaatccccccaaaaattgcTATCTTATAATTGACACTTTCTCATCATTGGCATGAGGCCGTATAACTGCAGGTGAAGGTGCCCCGATCCCTTTAATGACTAACTCGAGTTGGGTGGTGTTAAGTTCCCAGACTGACTTAAGTAAATGACCTGGCCTTTGGACCGGTGGTGTTAAAACTCAAGTGTCAGCTACACAACGAGTGCTTACCTCGAACTACATAGCGTGCCAAAATCAGTCATTGTCATATGTAAAGTTGTCGTGCGTGGCCCCAAGATAGATCCTCGTCTTGGACATTGCCGCTCCTTTATCGACCACCAAAGAGACTCATTCTAGAATTTGACTGTATGTTTGCTTCTTATTTTTCAGAAGCCTGTCATTCATTCTGTCTCTTCATATCTGTTCCCTCCGGGCATACGACTGATCATGAACAAAGCAGATGCATGAATGTGCCATTTTCCTTTATGTATGTTACATAGTCTATAAATATGTCCTCTTAATATGATGTTTGTAATGTCACCATAATGTAAGCGGTACTTAACAGAGCGATTTTGTTGAGCTGTTTGAATGGaaccaaataaaatgtgaaacatATAAAACCAACCTATACGTATATTGTAGCTTCTAGCTAGTTTTgaatgaacacaaaaaaaaagataggatTTTAAACTACTATCAAATAAACTTGAATTGTACTTCTACATAAGTTCTCCAGAGACAAAATTGCACCCAAATGATCATGCTTACTGTAACCTTAATTATTGTAGACCAGCAGTCATTGAAAACTGTGGGCTCCGTAGTCATTTAAATTTACAACATAGCATGCGTGGAACACAATGGATTATGTAACAATGTCATGTAAATGCTTCAGCATGAGACTTTTACCAGGAACATTAAAAACATGCGTTggccgggaatcgaacccgggtCAACTGCTTGGAAGGCAGCTATGCTAACCACTATACCACCAACGCTATGCAAAGGGAGCTTCAACAATTGAAGTGACAAAACGGTAGAAGTTTGCATTATTGCAGGGATCACCAATTCTTGGGGACTGACGATTTGATCGTTTGAGTCAGGTGTTCTGCACCAGGGAGACATAGAAACCATGAAGGACACCGgaccttgaggaccggagttggtgacccctgcatTCTAGAGACCAGTACAAGGGTAGGCAAGTCCAGTCCTGAGGAACTTCGGTCCCACCTGTTTTTCCAAGTTTTCCCTGATGTAGCACACCTGATTCGAAGAATCAACTGGTCAGAAAGCTAGAGAACCTTGATAACAACCCAAATCGTTTGGATCAGGTCTAAAAGAGGGGAGATTTCCAATGCAGACAGGAAAGTGGCTCTTCTGGACTGGACTTGCCTACTTCTTGGACTATTGTTTGAACAAATGTTCTTCAGGTACATTTTGTCCAAATGCTTTATTATGAGTTGAATCCAGAAGTCCAATGAGCTACCCAAGGCCACGTTTAAGCTTTTTCCGAGTAAGAATCTGACTTTGGTTATCCGCAGACAAGATTTTGGTCAGAATTAtcataatgatgataataaacaTCAAAACTTGCACTGCATTTCTTCCAAGGTtatgatttgctttttttcgtTGAACCAACATGTATCCTTGGTATGTAAATCCTTATAATGGTTATGCAAAACATTGGACCAAAAGCCAAAAAGAATGAAGACAATTGAAGCTTACACCATAGCAATCATATGAATTCCAGGGAAGAGTGCCATTAAGCAATCAGGAAGCAGACTATAACTACTTGCAACCTGAGTCAGTTTCTACcactcggaaaaaaaaaaatcagaggcAGCTATGCTAATTGCTAACCACCAATGATGCAAGGTAACGTCTGAAAAAACAGATGCTTTGCATGCTTACTAAGATCAGTGTATTTGAGGAAGAGGTTGCTCAGGGAATACAAAAGGATGACTCTGGTGGGActcgaacccacaacctttgaATCTCTTCAATGCTAGAAGTCCAATGCGCTGTCCATTGCGCTACAGAGCCGCAGTCATAagacattacattttttta
This genomic interval carries:
- the rtn2a gene encoding reticulon-2a isoform X2, whose protein sequence is MANKVMDLIYWKDTERTGIILTALVVGLLCLFQLSIITVVSTVSLAVVCVTMSVRIYYNILHALKWGDGEHPFKSYLEMDISLSGEQAQLYMQKVIVMTLQAVDSLKRLFFVSCLFESLKLLVLLYLVTYLGDLCNGLTLLIIGVIGLFSLPLFYRRHQEKVDGFIGKIQAMVDNVKDFFRRLAHSGALPPNLPPGDDAKEKIQ
- the rhoub gene encoding ras homolog family member Ub, with product MSPHSSSMEYPPTMAPPVPPHKVQSGRPGQPHERLLKCVLLGDGAVGKTSLVVSYTTNGYPTKYVPTAFDDFSAVVQVDGSPVRLQLCDTAGQDEFDKLRHFCYSRTDALLLCFSVVSPASFQNVWEKWVPEIGRRCPLTPVLLVGTQCDLRQDVKVLIELARRKERPVAEEDARALAEKIGALTYVECSALTQKNLKEVFDAAIAAGLRNCERRLRRERKVRSTADKMKMLSKSWWKKYVCVQ